One region of Nycticebus coucang isolate mNycCou1 chromosome 10, mNycCou1.pri, whole genome shotgun sequence genomic DNA includes:
- the ZBTB45 gene encoding zinc finger and BTB domain-containing protein 45 isoform X2, with protein sequence MEGGPRCQVLKVVLCPVVAKKALNRIFGLRNRSPPGSKMAAAEAVHHIHLQNFSRSLLETLNGQRLGGHFCDVTVRIREASLRAHRCVLAAGSPFFQDKLLLGHSEIRVPPVVPAQTVRQLVEFLYSGSLVVAQGEALQVLTAASVLRIQTVIDECTQIIARARAPSTSAPAPLPAPVPPPLAPAQLRHRLRHLLAARPPGHSSAAHSRKQRQPARLQLPTSLAPAKAEGPDADPALPSASDDRGDDEDEETDDDTDGEDGEGGGPGEGQAPPSFPDCAAGFLTAAADSACEDPPAPAGLADYGGVGRDFLRGATAAEDVFPDSYVSAWHDEDGAGAEGCASETPVPPDCVLAGPRPPGVKTPGPPVSLFPFHLGAPAPPPPAPSGPATAPPPAFYPALQPDAAPTSQLGEAPAPSAAPATTPSTTPARAPGAEPPAYECSHCHKTFSSRKNYTKHMFIHSGEPGGEATPVRRVLAILLAARLPAQAYGYAHRCARLPVRYLRQALHAEELAQRAHAHAPA encoded by the exons ATGGAGGGTGGGCCTCGGTGTCAGGTCTTGAAGGTGGTCCTTTGTCCTGTGGTAGCCAAGAAGGCCCTTAATCGGATTTTTGGACTGAGGAATCGGAGCCCGCCAGGGAGCAAG ATGGCGGCTGCGGAGGCGGTGCACCACATACACCTGCAGAACTTCTCTCGCTCACTGCTGGAGACCCTTAATGGGCAGAGGCTGGGGGGGCACTTCTGCGACGTGACTGTGCGCATCCGCGAGGCTTCGCTGCGCGCACACCGCTGCGTGCTAGCTGCTGGCTCGCCCTTTTTCCAGGACAAGCTGCTGCTGGGTCATTCTGAGATCCGCGTGCCGCCGGTGGTACCCGCGCAGACTGTGCGCCAGCTGGTTGAGTTCCTCTACAGCGGCTCACTGGTAGTGGCGCAAGGCGAAGCGCTGCAGGTGCTCACAGCTGCGTCGGTGCTTCGCATCCAAACAGTTATTGACGAGTGCACGCAGATTATCGCGCGTGCTCGCGCCCCGAGCACTTCAGCACCCGCGCCCCTGCCTGCGCCGGTGCCTCCACCTCTGGCGCCAGCCCAACTGCGGCACCGCTTGCGCCACTTGTTAGCTGCGCGCCCTCCGGGGCACTCCAGCGCCGCGCATAGCCGCAAGCAGCGCCAGCCCGCACGTCTGCAGCTACCTACATCTCTGGCGCCAGCCAAGGCCGAAGGACCTGACGCCGATCCTGCACTGCCATCGGCCTCTGACGACCGAGGCGACGATGAGGACGAGGAGACAGATGATGACACTGACGGTGAGGACGGCGAAGGCGGTGGCCCGGGTGAGGGCCAGgctcccccttccttcccagaCTGTGCGGCGGGCTTCCTTACTGCTGCTGCTGACAGCGCTTGTGAGGACCCCCCTGCGCCCGCCGGCCTTGCTGACTATGGCGGTGTTGGCAGGGACTTCCTTCGGGGAGCTACAGCAGCTGAAGATGTGTTCCCCGACAGCTATGTATCTGCTTGGCACGATGAGGACGGTGCTGGCGCTGAAGGCTGTGCTTCTGAGACTCCTGTCCCGCCTGACTGCGTCCTAGCCGGACCCCGCCCGCCCGGAGTGAAGACCCCTGGGCCACCTGTCTCGCTTTTTCCTTTTCACCTGGGCGCTCccgccccacctcctcctgcgcCATCCGGGCCAGCCACTGCGCCCCCACCTGCCTTCTACCCTGCGCTCCAGCCGGATGCAGCCCCCACCTCTCAGCTGGGTGAAGCCCCAGCCCCCTCTGCCGCTCCTGCGACAACCCCCTCAACCACCCCAGCACGTGCCCCAGGTGCAGAGCCGCCGGCCTATGAGTGTAGCCACTGCCACAAGACGTTCAGCTCACGGAAAAACTACACTAAGCACATGTTCATCCACTCGGGTGAGCCAGG GGGAGAAGCCACACCAGTGCGCCGTGTGCTGGCGATCCTTCTCGCTGCGCGACTACCTGCTCAAGCATATGGTTACGCACACCGGTGTGCGCGCCTTCCAGTGCGCTATCTGCGCCAAGCGCTTCACGCAGAAGAGCTCGCTCAACGTGCACATGCGCACGCACCGGCCTGA
- the ZBTB45 gene encoding zinc finger and BTB domain-containing protein 45 isoform X1: protein MEGGPRCQVLKVVLCPVVAKKALNRIFGLRNRSPPGSKMAAAEAVHHIHLQNFSRSLLETLNGQRLGGHFCDVTVRIREASLRAHRCVLAAGSPFFQDKLLLGHSEIRVPPVVPAQTVRQLVEFLYSGSLVVAQGEALQVLTAASVLRIQTVIDECTQIIARARAPSTSAPAPLPAPVPPPLAPAQLRHRLRHLLAARPPGHSSAAHSRKQRQPARLQLPTSLAPAKAEGPDADPALPSASDDRGDDEDEETDDDTDGEDGEGGGPGEGQAPPSFPDCAAGFLTAAADSACEDPPAPAGLADYGGVGRDFLRGATAAEDVFPDSYVSAWHDEDGAGAEGCASETPVPPDCVLAGPRPPGVKTPGPPVSLFPFHLGAPAPPPPAPSGPATAPPPAFYPALQPDAAPTSQLGEAPAPSAAPATTPSTTPARAPGAEPPAYECSHCHKTFSSRKNYTKHMFIHSGEKPHQCAVCWRSFSLRDYLLKHMVTHTGVRAFQCAICAKRFTQKSSLNVHMRTHRPERAPCPACGKVFSHRGLLERHLSSHPAP from the exons ATGGAGGGTGGGCCTCGGTGTCAGGTCTTGAAGGTGGTCCTTTGTCCTGTGGTAGCCAAGAAGGCCCTTAATCGGATTTTTGGACTGAGGAATCGGAGCCCGCCAGGGAGCAAG ATGGCGGCTGCGGAGGCGGTGCACCACATACACCTGCAGAACTTCTCTCGCTCACTGCTGGAGACCCTTAATGGGCAGAGGCTGGGGGGGCACTTCTGCGACGTGACTGTGCGCATCCGCGAGGCTTCGCTGCGCGCACACCGCTGCGTGCTAGCTGCTGGCTCGCCCTTTTTCCAGGACAAGCTGCTGCTGGGTCATTCTGAGATCCGCGTGCCGCCGGTGGTACCCGCGCAGACTGTGCGCCAGCTGGTTGAGTTCCTCTACAGCGGCTCACTGGTAGTGGCGCAAGGCGAAGCGCTGCAGGTGCTCACAGCTGCGTCGGTGCTTCGCATCCAAACAGTTATTGACGAGTGCACGCAGATTATCGCGCGTGCTCGCGCCCCGAGCACTTCAGCACCCGCGCCCCTGCCTGCGCCGGTGCCTCCACCTCTGGCGCCAGCCCAACTGCGGCACCGCTTGCGCCACTTGTTAGCTGCGCGCCCTCCGGGGCACTCCAGCGCCGCGCATAGCCGCAAGCAGCGCCAGCCCGCACGTCTGCAGCTACCTACATCTCTGGCGCCAGCCAAGGCCGAAGGACCTGACGCCGATCCTGCACTGCCATCGGCCTCTGACGACCGAGGCGACGATGAGGACGAGGAGACAGATGATGACACTGACGGTGAGGACGGCGAAGGCGGTGGCCCGGGTGAGGGCCAGgctcccccttccttcccagaCTGTGCGGCGGGCTTCCTTACTGCTGCTGCTGACAGCGCTTGTGAGGACCCCCCTGCGCCCGCCGGCCTTGCTGACTATGGCGGTGTTGGCAGGGACTTCCTTCGGGGAGCTACAGCAGCTGAAGATGTGTTCCCCGACAGCTATGTATCTGCTTGGCACGATGAGGACGGTGCTGGCGCTGAAGGCTGTGCTTCTGAGACTCCTGTCCCGCCTGACTGCGTCCTAGCCGGACCCCGCCCGCCCGGAGTGAAGACCCCTGGGCCACCTGTCTCGCTTTTTCCTTTTCACCTGGGCGCTCccgccccacctcctcctgcgcCATCCGGGCCAGCCACTGCGCCCCCACCTGCCTTCTACCCTGCGCTCCAGCCGGATGCAGCCCCCACCTCTCAGCTGGGTGAAGCCCCAGCCCCCTCTGCCGCTCCTGCGACAACCCCCTCAACCACCCCAGCACGTGCCCCAGGTGCAGAGCCGCCGGCCTATGAGTGTAGCCACTGCCACAAGACGTTCAGCTCACGGAAAAACTACACTAAGCACATGTTCATCCACTCGG GGGAGAAGCCACACCAGTGCGCCGTGTGCTGGCGATCCTTCTCGCTGCGCGACTACCTGCTCAAGCATATGGTTACGCACACCGGTGTGCGCGCCTTCCAGTGCGCTATCTGCGCCAAGCGCTTCACGCAGAAGAGCTCGCTCAACGTGCACATGCGCACGCACCGGCCTGAGCGTGCGCCCTGTCCCGCCTGCGGCAAGGTCTTCTCCCACCGTGGTTTGCTGGAGCGCCACCTCTCCTCACACCCTGCGCCCTGA
- the ZBTB45 gene encoding zinc finger and BTB domain-containing protein 45 isoform X3, with protein sequence MEGGPRCQVLKVVLCPVVAKKALNRIFGLRNRSPPGSKMAAAEAVHHIHLQNFSRSLLETLNGQRLGGHFCDVTVRIREASLRAHRCVLAAGSPFFQDKLLLGHSEIRVPPVVPAQTVRQLVEFLYSGSLVVAQGEALQVLTAASVLRIQTVIDECTQIIARARAPSTSAPAPLPAPVPPPLAPAQLRHRLRHLLAARPPGHSSAAHSRKQRQPARLQLPTSLAPAKAEGPDADPALPSASDDRGDDEDEETDDDTDGEDGEGGGPGEGQAPPSFPDCAAGFLTAAADSACEDPPAPAGLADYGGVGRDFLRGATAAEDVFPDSYVSAWHDEDGAGAEGCASETPVPPDCVLAGPRPPGVKTPGPPVSLFPFHLGAPAPPPPAPSGPATAPPPAFYPALQPDAAPTSQLGEAPAPSAAPATTPSTTPARAPGAEPPAYECSHCHKTFSSRKNYTKHMFIHSATPVRRVLAILLAARLPAQAYGYAHRCARLPVRYLRQALHAEELAQRAHAHAPA encoded by the exons ATGGAGGGTGGGCCTCGGTGTCAGGTCTTGAAGGTGGTCCTTTGTCCTGTGGTAGCCAAGAAGGCCCTTAATCGGATTTTTGGACTGAGGAATCGGAGCCCGCCAGGGAGCAAG ATGGCGGCTGCGGAGGCGGTGCACCACATACACCTGCAGAACTTCTCTCGCTCACTGCTGGAGACCCTTAATGGGCAGAGGCTGGGGGGGCACTTCTGCGACGTGACTGTGCGCATCCGCGAGGCTTCGCTGCGCGCACACCGCTGCGTGCTAGCTGCTGGCTCGCCCTTTTTCCAGGACAAGCTGCTGCTGGGTCATTCTGAGATCCGCGTGCCGCCGGTGGTACCCGCGCAGACTGTGCGCCAGCTGGTTGAGTTCCTCTACAGCGGCTCACTGGTAGTGGCGCAAGGCGAAGCGCTGCAGGTGCTCACAGCTGCGTCGGTGCTTCGCATCCAAACAGTTATTGACGAGTGCACGCAGATTATCGCGCGTGCTCGCGCCCCGAGCACTTCAGCACCCGCGCCCCTGCCTGCGCCGGTGCCTCCACCTCTGGCGCCAGCCCAACTGCGGCACCGCTTGCGCCACTTGTTAGCTGCGCGCCCTCCGGGGCACTCCAGCGCCGCGCATAGCCGCAAGCAGCGCCAGCCCGCACGTCTGCAGCTACCTACATCTCTGGCGCCAGCCAAGGCCGAAGGACCTGACGCCGATCCTGCACTGCCATCGGCCTCTGACGACCGAGGCGACGATGAGGACGAGGAGACAGATGATGACACTGACGGTGAGGACGGCGAAGGCGGTGGCCCGGGTGAGGGCCAGgctcccccttccttcccagaCTGTGCGGCGGGCTTCCTTACTGCTGCTGCTGACAGCGCTTGTGAGGACCCCCCTGCGCCCGCCGGCCTTGCTGACTATGGCGGTGTTGGCAGGGACTTCCTTCGGGGAGCTACAGCAGCTGAAGATGTGTTCCCCGACAGCTATGTATCTGCTTGGCACGATGAGGACGGTGCTGGCGCTGAAGGCTGTGCTTCTGAGACTCCTGTCCCGCCTGACTGCGTCCTAGCCGGACCCCGCCCGCCCGGAGTGAAGACCCCTGGGCCACCTGTCTCGCTTTTTCCTTTTCACCTGGGCGCTCccgccccacctcctcctgcgcCATCCGGGCCAGCCACTGCGCCCCCACCTGCCTTCTACCCTGCGCTCCAGCCGGATGCAGCCCCCACCTCTCAGCTGGGTGAAGCCCCAGCCCCCTCTGCCGCTCCTGCGACAACCCCCTCAACCACCCCAGCACGTGCCCCAGGTGCAGAGCCGCCGGCCTATGAGTGTAGCCACTGCCACAAGACGTTCAGCTCACGGAAAAACTACACTAAGCACATGTTCATCCACTCGG CCACACCAGTGCGCCGTGTGCTGGCGATCCTTCTCGCTGCGCGACTACCTGCTCAAGCATATGGTTACGCACACCGGTGTGCGCGCCTTCCAGTGCGCTATCTGCGCCAAGCGCTTCACGCAGAAGAGCTCGCTCAACGTGCACATGCGCACGCACCGGCCTGA
- the ZBTB45 gene encoding zinc finger and BTB domain-containing protein 45 isoform X4, with translation MAAAEAVHHIHLQNFSRSLLETLNGQRLGGHFCDVTVRIREASLRAHRCVLAAGSPFFQDKLLLGHSEIRVPPVVPAQTVRQLVEFLYSGSLVVAQGEALQVLTAASVLRIQTVIDECTQIIARARAPSTSAPAPLPAPVPPPLAPAQLRHRLRHLLAARPPGHSSAAHSRKQRQPARLQLPTSLAPAKAEGPDADPALPSASDDRGDDEDEETDDDTDGEDGEGGGPGEGQAPPSFPDCAAGFLTAAADSACEDPPAPAGLADYGGVGRDFLRGATAAEDVFPDSYVSAWHDEDGAGAEGCASETPVPPDCVLAGPRPPGVKTPGPPVSLFPFHLGAPAPPPPAPSGPATAPPPAFYPALQPDAAPTSQLGEAPAPSAAPATTPSTTPARAPGAEPPAYECSHCHKTFSSRKNYTKHMFIHSGEKPHQCAVCWRSFSLRDYLLKHMVTHTGVRAFQCAICAKRFTQKSSLNVHMRTHRPERAPCPACGKVFSHRGLLERHLSSHPAP, from the exons ATGGCGGCTGCGGAGGCGGTGCACCACATACACCTGCAGAACTTCTCTCGCTCACTGCTGGAGACCCTTAATGGGCAGAGGCTGGGGGGGCACTTCTGCGACGTGACTGTGCGCATCCGCGAGGCTTCGCTGCGCGCACACCGCTGCGTGCTAGCTGCTGGCTCGCCCTTTTTCCAGGACAAGCTGCTGCTGGGTCATTCTGAGATCCGCGTGCCGCCGGTGGTACCCGCGCAGACTGTGCGCCAGCTGGTTGAGTTCCTCTACAGCGGCTCACTGGTAGTGGCGCAAGGCGAAGCGCTGCAGGTGCTCACAGCTGCGTCGGTGCTTCGCATCCAAACAGTTATTGACGAGTGCACGCAGATTATCGCGCGTGCTCGCGCCCCGAGCACTTCAGCACCCGCGCCCCTGCCTGCGCCGGTGCCTCCACCTCTGGCGCCAGCCCAACTGCGGCACCGCTTGCGCCACTTGTTAGCTGCGCGCCCTCCGGGGCACTCCAGCGCCGCGCATAGCCGCAAGCAGCGCCAGCCCGCACGTCTGCAGCTACCTACATCTCTGGCGCCAGCCAAGGCCGAAGGACCTGACGCCGATCCTGCACTGCCATCGGCCTCTGACGACCGAGGCGACGATGAGGACGAGGAGACAGATGATGACACTGACGGTGAGGACGGCGAAGGCGGTGGCCCGGGTGAGGGCCAGgctcccccttccttcccagaCTGTGCGGCGGGCTTCCTTACTGCTGCTGCTGACAGCGCTTGTGAGGACCCCCCTGCGCCCGCCGGCCTTGCTGACTATGGCGGTGTTGGCAGGGACTTCCTTCGGGGAGCTACAGCAGCTGAAGATGTGTTCCCCGACAGCTATGTATCTGCTTGGCACGATGAGGACGGTGCTGGCGCTGAAGGCTGTGCTTCTGAGACTCCTGTCCCGCCTGACTGCGTCCTAGCCGGACCCCGCCCGCCCGGAGTGAAGACCCCTGGGCCACCTGTCTCGCTTTTTCCTTTTCACCTGGGCGCTCccgccccacctcctcctgcgcCATCCGGGCCAGCCACTGCGCCCCCACCTGCCTTCTACCCTGCGCTCCAGCCGGATGCAGCCCCCACCTCTCAGCTGGGTGAAGCCCCAGCCCCCTCTGCCGCTCCTGCGACAACCCCCTCAACCACCCCAGCACGTGCCCCAGGTGCAGAGCCGCCGGCCTATGAGTGTAGCCACTGCCACAAGACGTTCAGCTCACGGAAAAACTACACTAAGCACATGTTCATCCACTCGG GGGAGAAGCCACACCAGTGCGCCGTGTGCTGGCGATCCTTCTCGCTGCGCGACTACCTGCTCAAGCATATGGTTACGCACACCGGTGTGCGCGCCTTCCAGTGCGCTATCTGCGCCAAGCGCTTCACGCAGAAGAGCTCGCTCAACGTGCACATGCGCACGCACCGGCCTGAGCGTGCGCCCTGTCCCGCCTGCGGCAAGGTCTTCTCCCACCGTGGTTTGCTGGAGCGCCACCTCTCCTCACACCCTGCGCCCTGA